agagagagagagagagagagagaacatTTTAATGTATATTCACATCTGACGTTGTAGAGGGAACCCGGCCATCAACAATTCATGGGTTCAGAGGCAGCTGTGTCGCTGTGTCTTCGACGGAGGGGGTTGAATTGTGGTCTCTAATTTGGGCATCACCATCGTCATCATAGCTGGCTGAAGAGGCCCACGGAATCCCGAGTAGGAGCTAAGCTGAGGAAGAATCGGCACCGACATCCGCATCCTCGTGGGTAATGGTGCCAGAGAAGGAGGTAGGTTGGGGAGGGACCTTGGTGGAGAAATGAGATTGGGGCACCCGAATCTCGGCACAAGGCTGCCATTCGCTTGAGGAAGCGCAGACGACCTCACAGATGAACCACCGGTGCTGCTGTTTTTAGGCCCTGGAACTCCATGGTTATGGGTGCCTTCATACGTCGTCATCAGCTTCTTTAAATCATCCGGCGACCTCTCTACGAGCTTCCTTGCTTTGCATCCTGAATTGGTGCACCTGTAGTAACTCCTGCACCCATACATCAACTTCTCATACTTCTTTCATCTGGTCTCTAAATTAACAAGAACCAGTTGGAGTTTCCCAAATAATAGAACCGATACTGTACCTTGGATTTGAGTTTCCTTTCACAACCTTTGAGCCATACTTGCGCCAACGATACCCGTCATTGATAACGTCAATGTCGGCGAGTGCTACGACCAAATATTTAACTTGCCGACCGGATTTTGAAGATGGGCGCGTTATTTCAGTAGAATTGAATTCCATATTTCTGAGACCAATTAGACATGAACATGAAATAAgatagaagaaggagaaggagaatgGAGAAGACAAACATTCTCTTGCTCAATGATTGGACGAAAAAAAACGAGTGCCATACTGGTTCTGTTGCCGGGCATTGAGAGGAGCATCACGCTTGAGGTATGAAGAAGCACTAGAAGAGGGATTTGGTCGGGGGTGATTGTGTCTCCCCCCTTTGTAGACTATTTCAGTGACGTTTCCTTGAGGAGAGCGTTCTTCCTTTTTCGTCACTTTGCAGTGAGGATAGGTGCATTTGTAATAGCTTCTGGGGGAATTGCTGTCTTTCACATTTTTTTGCCCATACTTTCTCCAATTGTATCCGTCCTTAATTGAAGCACCAAGAACGGCACGAGGTCCTCTCGTAGGTTGAACGATACCGGCAGCGCCCTGCTGCTGATCACTGATGATGGTCGACGGATTGGCCAAGTCCGGCGCTGCCGCAGGCTCTACCGGATGAATGGCCTCCTCCATCATCATCAATGGCTCTGTTTGCTGAACATTCAAAAACTAAAAACACGCATGCTCAAAATAACTAGATAGATCTTTACTGATCAAGAAAGCTGTAGTGAGTATATGGCTTATAACCTTTTGGGCAGGAACTGGAAGATCCTGGGGAGGCTCAGAGGAAAACATTCGAAGAATATTATTTTCATACATCTCATCATTTAATAAGCCATTTAGAAATGGTGCAGTCGTTGCCGGAAGCTGATGCATGCTTCCAGGAGAAATTGGAacctgaagaagaagaagaagaagaagaagaaacagtatTGAGTTTCTTCAACCTTAATTTGTTTACATATGGCAATTGAAGGACTTTGATGTTAATTTACGATATCACATATACCGTATAGTTTGGAATCCAAAATGGAGATCCTTTGAAAAGCTGGGGATCGATGAAGCTTTGCTCGAGTTCAAGACAGGAAGTGAACATATCTGATAATGGAGCTATGTCTTTGGTTTCTGATGCCATCCCATCTTGACATGCTTGTAATGAGGGATCATCACATCCTGCAGATAAACTTTGCGTTCCTGTCGCAACCTGATGATCTCCTATAATCTGCGAGCTATCCGGAACAAACTTTTGATCATCAAATTGCCAATCGAGCATCATGCTTTCCAGTTCGCCGTCGGCCCAGTTGGACATGAGTATCGAATCGAGCTCATCGTTGGAATTGTCGAAGAAGATTGAGGATGATTGTTGATCATCATACGATCCAGGCATGGCTTCTCGAGATTGACTCATTGCCAATGCCTGTAAGGTATGATATTATGAGACAAAAAGGAAGACAAAGAAAAGGTAAAAATAAATGCATTCAATCATATACCTTAGTTATTAGATGATCAAACagacaataataaaagaaaaaaaaacaaccaaGAAATTATGTAAAGAACACGCTGTCTTCAATTTCATCAACAATCATGAGAAAAAATGACAGGAAGATTCAAGCCAAAAACATAAATCAGAATAAGAGATATATTTTTAACGTGTTCGGAAGAGGAAAAAGAATATATAGAAACTTTGTTTCTTGACAAAATAAACAGAAGattaacaaggaaaaaaaacagggAAATAGGAACCCAATCAAAAGAATACAGATTCTAACGCTGGCGATGACCAAAGACAGCGCGCCGCCGTCTACTTCATCTCCGGCAGTCGCTCAATCGCTCACGCCGTGAGATGAGCGAGAAAGCGGCTAAGCTTCGCTAGCAACGAGAAAAGGGGAAGGGCTTTAAACTTTTATAAGGCGTTGGAATTTGGATTCGGTTTTTTAAGATGAATGATGCAATAACTTATAATTACAATTTTACCcatcttaaaattaaatttcaccctctaaatttattatatttctatgttctttaaaattattattatttttatctttaaaatgtctctatattttagaaaaatttatatttatctaaTCACTAATACGGCTAAACTATAAAAGAGAAGATGAGATGATAATCATGATAATTTTGCTgttaataattaatgataaaattaTATCTTAATAACtaaaacttgttttttttttaaaaaaaaaaaacataaagataCTTATCCATTAGCTTAAAGATATATAGTTGTTattaataattatctaaattGATAAATGTAAAAGATAACTACCTATTTATAGTGGCATAGTTAAAATTGGTTGCACTAGATAGAGCCCAATGCACCtcagtaatttttaaattaatatattgagtctaaatttaaaataatcaaGAATAATTGAAAATAACTCAGTCAAGCTCAATCTTATTCGCTAAACGACGTTATGCTCTAAAATCTCgtgtattattatttttgtaaCTTAGCCCAATGCAGTTTAAGTTGAAGATCCACGCCATTTACCTATTTACATATATATCATATggtaataattttatatatttaaaaacatCCTATTACTAATCAATTTGGATAATCTGCATTTAAAATCATATATTTATTATGGATTTAAAATTAATAacatttattactaacaatgatAATTTGATTTAATGGAATAACTTTAAAAAATgataatattctttttttttttttttgtattttcatcaCTTTCGGCTCTTTATTGTTTTTCCTCGTAAAACTTTTCTCCTTGTAAACTACTTCCATAAAAGGATGAAAGTATATGTATCGgtgatatttttttactttaatgAGATATGAATAAGGAAATAGAGTCGTAAATAAGTTGAGCCAAGTAAACTTTGAAGGTTTTTAAGTTTATTATTCATTGATtgagttaaattattaatttaataaataagaCTTGTACATACAATGTCTCATTTTTAGctcattataaataatttaaacaaatataatattttttatacatttaaattaaattagcAAGATAATAATCACATTAATATGTTAAATTTGTGTCTACTCacatgttaaaaaaatattagataaTAAATTTATGAAatcaaaataaagataaaattccCAAATCTCTATTCAAAAGTACAATTAAAGTTAGAAGGCTTATTACACTTTATAATTTAGTAACATACATAATGTTTTATTTACAAAAAAACCAAAAAGGAAAACATGTGCACATTGTTTTTGTAATGGTAGAAAACAAAAACGCCTCCTTTTTATATACTAAATTGAAGATAAGATTTGACTTAGTAAAATATTTACCAAACACATCCCATAGACTTGATCTAACTTTATCTATTATTtatgaattaaataaataataaaataatctaagataatatttaaaataattaatattttttattaaatttttaaaacatccCAGGAATCAAATTAAAGAACTATAAATTATATCCAGGAATTTTGTTTCAcggataaatattaaaaaattgattTGATTAGTCGTAGAAATTCATAAAAAGTATCTCAGGTCTTAATAAGTTACAACAAATTTACAAGTCATAACTTAATAACTTGTATCTGATGAATGATACAGAACAAATAGAAAGTTTCACAACAAACGCACATTAATTTCACATAGTTAAAATGGACTAAATCAACTAAATTAAAGCATGCCTGAGAGAAGATATACGATTTCCATAAGTGGATCAAGGCGAATtagtaagtaaatttaatatatttgatattctataatatatttatttttccaCATACTAAGCTTAATTTATAATTATAGAAGGGTAAGAATAACAATTTAAAATTATACGGATAATTACTAATTTACTATGCCAAATTTTATAGAGACCTTATATGTTATATAAGTGCTTTCACCGGAAGTTTTTGCATGTCATGCTTTTTCATTGCATTAAAAAATAACtaattcaaacaaaatttttaattaagcgtGCACTCAAAAGAATAATTAATCAGCagtaatataaattattttttcaaaaattaaaaaatatattatttctaaagtattttatCACAGCAATAAGATTTGTGAAAGTGGACtttataactaataattattaaaatacgTCTTTGCTTTTTTCCTTAAAAATTCCCCAATAAATTCAGCAGGACTAGctgaattatctttttttttttaaataaaaataaattattatttttataggaTTTTACCAAAATAAATACCCGTAATATATAAGATATGTTCAAAGGAACTTGATTATTACGAAATACACCATTTACtgtctttttttctttttataaaaaatgTTCGTAATTATCTTCAAATTTAAATAAGGCAATTTAATACATGATTTTCTGTTTTAAAAATCAATAAGAGgcaatttcatattttatttgacTAGTATTTTTTATGTTTGAGATAAATAATTAGGAGAAAATAGCGGGCTCcgttagtttttaaataatttgacaAATTGTAACCTTTTCTAAGAATAGAAAGCAATTAcccatttaatttaataaataatggaagattggaaatttaatttaattctatcTATTTCAATCATCAAGTTATTTGATGAAAGATTATCATGCTTTAAAATaattcaataaataaaaacaaaaaagaaatattGTCCATTTTCTAATAGCTTAAtttttatactttttaaaataaaagattaattgatttcattagttttaatataaattatttcactaaaccACAAATCAATAAAATTATGCATCTCTTCAAAAAATTAGCAAGAGTTATTTAGTGTCGAAGACTGAGATATTTATTTAATTTGGTCGTCAGATACAAGAATTACTTTATAcaagaattttattataaaaataaaattaaacaagtcTCGAATGATGTTATCATATTTTCAGATGCTAAAACATATTCACAAGATAATTTCTCATTGAAGAATAAGAATTTTGATGGAGATTcttttaaatgattaatttatttatagaaCCTTTAATTTGCCACCCTTTGACACATCTATCCTTGAAGTATGTTTTGTCAGAGTTAACGGGGCGTTGGGATGAGAATAGTTATATTTTGCCACCATATTTTATCAAAGTTAgacaagaaaataaataatgaaattgAGACGTAAATGTTGGACGGATGTTATCGtgacaataaaataaaagagctaTGATATTCTTAAGGAAAAATctcaagaaaattttttaaagatagacacataaatgatgagacccatcattttattttttataggtctcatcatttatgtgtctatccttaagagttttccttgagatttttccttaagaatatcatttctcaaaataaaattaagtagctAAACGTACTTTATGGTTCTACATTTATGTCATCCAGAATTAAATTCACCTGAATTCAATTATGGGCTTCTCCTTGAaaagtcttccgctccggtttttCTTCCCTCGGAAGTGTCACACGCATCTTTCTCGTCCATCGATGtattccgcaacacctcgtccctcagatgcatcgagaCCGTCGACTCGCTTTCCATGTCATTcgtctcactagctgcgtcttctgttcAACTTCTTGTATTCTAAATTCttacacatttagacacaaggatcaaacacaacagaacctaacttaatttagttgatcacatcaaaattcatCCGGGGTACTTgtaatctctttttttttatgtacatcaacccaaattaagttagagtaagaaaaataaataataaaataagtaaCTATTGATTTTGCAATTAACTACATAAAGTTTGCAATTAAAGTTAGTAAAGAATCTTAAAATCTATACCTCTccctaaacttaatttttaattttttcgaccacataaaaaaaaaaaaaaaaaaaaaaaaaaaaaaaaaaaaggaaaaatagttAGAAAAATGACCATCAGTTATACGCAAATTTTATGAAAATTAGATtcaaaaaggaatattttttaatcaattaataagaactttaaaaaaaataattttaaaattattttaatgtgTCTAAaattcttgaaatattttttcaatgataatcataataatttaaaactatgataaaaatttcaagtataatttttttttattttaaccataaaaattattttaaacaaatagaattgttttcaaaaatgaaattttaaaaatagttttccaTGTCTAAAAAACTGACTAATTTTTTTCAATATTCAAAATACAACATTAATCtccaaaaaaaacaaaattttttaaactaatctccaaaataattttaaaatttaaattacattttttgattaaaagttcataaaaaatcgaataacttttaaaaaaattcttaaaatttttaCTCTAACAAAAAACATAACTCatgattatataaaaaatattattttgaaaaatcaattttctacTCATTTTAAATTGTCAAAACTCATTTTTgaaagaagaatttttaaaatacatataacaagaagaaaattttgaaaatatttctatgaGTGGataatgttttttattttacaCAGAAAAAATTTCAACCTAAATTATCAAGAGTAAGTGTacgaaattatttaatttttccagCAATATTAAAAGCGAGCTAAATTTATATTTGAGGCAtggataaaaattaatttagactCAAATACTTTCTcagaataaattttttatttacttttataATTTGGCCCCTATGATTTCGTAAATACCAGTTAAGCctaccataatttctaaaatttgaattttagaaaaaatttgaattttagcaTGTATCAttctttttcaataattttatttgttcttttaattttgcaTTTTCATTTTTAACTTCATCAAATTCTTCTAGTGAACATCTTTAGCTAAGATTATTTTCAAATTCAcattttccattttcaatttGATATTCTTAGCTTTAAACTTACATAACGATTTAGACATTGATTTTATACCTTCATAAAGTTAGTTAGGAGTAAGAATGCATATCTGACTTACCATGTCAGTCACGAAGTTTGACTCTCCCTCTTCATCGTTGTTTTCCTCTGAAgtagctcctccttcatcgatgctctcctcttgatgactcgccattagtaCTAGTTCGACATACTTCTCCTTTGTTTCGGCTTGCTTGATCTTTTTTCTTTGACTTTTAACTTCAGACAGTTCTCTTTTATGTGTCCTTCCTCATCGCAGTTGTAGCATcatacttttcttttgttttgtggAAGCTTCTTTGCCTGAAACTTGttgaatttgttagttttaaagaattttgaaaattttcttaccacgTAAGCCTTTTCATCTTCATCGAGGAATGTGTCAAAGTCCGGTTCAATCTTCTCAGCTTTGAATGTTAAGTTCTGGGTCgactttttttcttttcttgagtctgcacatctagattcatataatttaaaggtagaaaataattcttctaaattacttacctctaaatccttggagatgtagtaggcgtcgactaTCGATGCCCATTCTGTTGTTCTCAAGAGTGCATTTAGAGTATACCTTATTGAATCCCAGTttcttaccgtttctccgaggttgttgagttcgatgatcagctccttgatctttgCGTGTAGATGAGCTACTGTTTCCCCTTTTTCCAGCCAGAGGTTGCTTAGCTAGTTTCAGAGTAGGTCGTGTCTTGTTAGTTTAGCCTCTGAGGTACCTTACtgtagttccaggaacttctcccaaagttcttttgctgtGTCATAGGTTCTGATGTGATTAACTTCTTGGGACGATAATACGGTAagtagatggaattctgctttaccgTTTTCTACATCGGTCTGCTCCTTGTTCCAAAGATACTCTTCCTTCTCTACTCCGTATTGATCTTTGAGTGCTACAAATCCATATATGATtgttaataaaatttcaaaatcagaCTTAAAAAATAcgtccattcttttcttccatgtGGCTAAATTTTCCTCAAACTTTGGCGGGTGAATACTCGCTCTGGCCATCTTCGTGTTACTTTAGTTGACGATTAGTTCTTTTGAGGTGTCCGAATGCCTAATACTATTTGTTGGTCTTGATGCAGCCAACAAGAGatggtgaattgcctgaaatagaaGTTAACCTTTGTCATCTTTGGGCTTTAGCAGATACACACTTAATTAAAGTAAAATGAAATACATAAAGGAAATACGAGACaaccagatttacttggtttgcaatcagatgattgctaatccaagCTAAGGCaatgaaagctcactaagatCTCCTTCT
This window of the Zingiber officinale cultivar Zhangliang chromosome 3B, Zo_v1.1, whole genome shotgun sequence genome carries:
- the LOC121968175 gene encoding WRKY transcription factor WRKY24-like, producing the protein MSQSREAMPGSYDDQQSSSIFFDNSNDELDSILMSNWADGELESMMLDWQFDDQKFVPDSSQIIGDHQVATGTQSLSAGCDDPSLQACQDGMASETKDIAPLSDMFTSCLELEQSFIDPQLFKGSPFWIPNYTVPISPGSMHQLPATTAPFLNGLLNDEMYENNILRMFSSEPPQDLPVPAQKFLNVQQTEPLMMMEEAIHPVEPAAAPDLANPSTIISDQQQGAAGIVQPTRGPRAVLGASIKDGYNWRKYGQKNVKDSNSPRSYYKCTYPHCKVTKKEERSPQGNVTEIVYKGGRHNHPRPNPSSSASSYLKRDAPLNARQQNQNMEFNSTEITRPSSKSGRQVKYLVVALADIDVINDGYRWRKYGSKVVKGNSNPRSYYRCTNSGCKARKLVERSPDDLKKLMTTYEGTHNHGVPGPKNSSTGGSSVRSSALPQANGSLVPRFGCPNLISPPRSLPNLPPSLAPLPTRMRMSVPILPQLSSYSGFRGPLQPAMMTMVMPKLETTIQPPPSKTQRHSCL